Proteins encoded in a region of the Populus nigra chromosome 3, ddPopNigr1.1, whole genome shotgun sequence genome:
- the LOC133688111 gene encoding DNA mismatch repair protein MSH7, whose amino-acid sequence MPRQKSILSFFQKPSQPSQSSDAGERTDGRQAPLFSAKQHNQNVSQPAIHGLVDSSIEIIGTDTPPEKVPRQILPVNIKENEEAKVDSLFSSIMHKFVKVDDREKPNGRNQVHSANVCSTSATFTIPKELPQQGLDTLYSEKDNGFSSSGMVDQTSVLNIESENDVPGPHTPGMRPLVPRLKRILEDVPKFEDKNGCSFLNSSKRVKPLQDSASLIKNHEEISNSTSKFEWLDPAQIRDANGRRPNDPLYDKKTLYLPPDALKKMSASQKQYWTVKSQYMDVLLFFKVGKFYELYELDAEIGHKELDWKMTLSGVGKCRQVGISESGIDDAVEKLVARGYKVGRVEQLETSDQAKSRGANSVIQRKLVQVVTPSTTTDHNMGPDAVHLLAIKEGNYGVDNGATAYGFAFVDCAALRVWVGSINDDASHAALGALLMQISPKEVIYENRELSRGAQKELRKYSLIGSTALQLSPVLPGTDFVDASEVKNLIQSKEHFKWSTNPWNHALDSIMHQDISLCALGGLIGHLSRLMFDDVLRNADILPYQVYKGCLRMDGQTLVNLEIFSNSADGGSSGTLFNYLDNCVTASGKRLLRNWICHPLKHVEGINNRLDVIENLMGRSEIMLVIAQYLRKLPDLERMLGRVKVSFQASGSLALPLISKKLLKQRVKVFGSLVKGLRNGMDLLLLLLKEEQLISSLSKNFKLPELLGSNGLEKFLVQFEAAVDSEFPNYQNRDVTDSEAGMLSVLIELFIEKAAQWGEVIHAINCIDVLRSFAVTASMSCGAMCRPVILPDSKAISFCEGEVGPVLKIKGLWHPFALGENGLPVPNDVFLGEDSDSQHPRTVLLTGPNMGGKSTLLRATCLAVILAQLGCFVPGEKCVLSIADIIFTRLGATDRIMTGESTFFIECTETASVLQNATQDSLVLLDELGRGTSTYDGYAIAYAVFRHLVEKINCRLLFATHYHPLTKEFASHPHVSLQYMACAFMSKPESYSKSDRDLVFLYRLASGACPGSYGLQVATMAGIPEHVVEAASHAGQLMKNSTGESFKSSEWRSEFSTLHEEWLKTLVNVSRIRDCNFDDDDVYDTLFCLWHELKSSHESCSSKSR is encoded by the exons ATGCCGCGCCAAAAATCGATACTCTCGTTCTTCCAAAAACCCTCGCAGCCCAGTCAGAGCTCCGACGCCGGAGAAAGGACCGATGGTCGGCAAGCTCCTCTGTTCTCGGCGAAGCAACATAATCAAAACGTGTCTCAACCTGCGATTCATGGACTGGTGGACTCGTCTATTGAAATTATAGGAACTGACACGCCACCAGAAAAGGTGCCACGTCAGATATTACCGGTGAACATCAAGGAGAACGAGGAGGCCAAGGTTGATTCGCTTTTCTCGAGCATAATGCATAAGTTCGTTAAGGTCGATGACAGAGAAAAACCTAATGGGag GAACCAGGTTCATTCTGCTAATGTTTGCTCTACATCTGCTACATTTACTATCCCAAAAGAATTGCCTCAGCAAGGACTGGATACACTGTACTCTGAGAAAGACAATGGTTTTAGTTCCAGTGGCATGGTTGATCAAACGAGTGTCTTGAATATTGAAAGTGAAAATGATGTTCCTGGGCCACATACACCAGGCATGCGACCGCTAGTTCCTCGTCTGAAGAGAATTCTAGAGGACGTTCCTAAGTTTGAGGATAAGAATGGTTGTTCCTTCCTAAACTCTAGCAAAAGAGTGAAACCACTACAGGACTCAGCTTCCTTGATCAAAAATCATGAGGAAATATCTAATTCAACAAGCAAGTTTGAATGGCTTGACCCTGCCCAAATCAGGGATGCTAATGGGAGAAGGCCCAATGATCCTCTCTATGACAAAAAGACGCTTTACTTACCACCTGATGCATTGAAGAAAATGTCAGCTTCTCAAAAGCAATACTGGACTGTCAAATCTCAGTACATGGATGTTCTACTTTTCTTTAAAGTG GGAAAATTCTATGAACTCTATGAACTGGATGCTGAAATTGGTCACAAAGAGCTTGATTGGAAAATGACATTAAGCGGTGTGGGGAAATGTCGGCAG GTTGGTATATCTGAAAGTGGGATTGACGATGCTGTTGAAAAGCTGGTAGCTCGTGG ATATAAAGTTGGAAGAGTGGAGCAATTGGAAACATCTGATCAAGCAAAATCTAGGGGTGCAAATTCT GTAATCCAAAGAAAATTGGTACAAGTTGTCACCCCATCAACCACAACTGACCATAATATGGGGCCTGATGCTGTTCATCTTCTTGCCATAAAAGAG GGAAACTATGGGGTGGATAATGGTGCAACTGCTTATGGGTTTGCTTTTGTTGATTGTGCTGCTCTACGAGTTTGGGTTGGATCAATCAATGATGATGCGTCACATGCTGCTTTGGGGGCATTATTGATGCAA ATTTCACCTAAGGAAGTCATATATGAAAATAGAG AGCTTTCCAGAGGCGCTCAGAAAGAACTTAGGAAGTACTCATTAATTG GTTCTACAGCACTGCAATTGTCACCAGTGCTGCCAGGCACTGATTTTGTGGATGCTTCTgaagttaaaaatttgattcaATCGAAGGAACACTTTAAATGGTCTACAAATCCATGGAACCATGCACTTGACAGTATAATGCACCAGGATATATCTCTATGTGCTCTTGGCGGGCTTATTGGTCATCTATCCAGATTGATG TTTGATGATGTTTTAAGGAATGCAGATATTCTACCCTACCAAGTTTATAAGGGTTGCCTTAGAATGGATGGGCAAACTCTAGTAAATCTGGAGATTTTTAGTAACAGTGCTGATGGTGGTTCATCAG GTACTTTGTTTAACTATCTTGATAACTGCGTGACAGCATCTGGTAAGCGGCTTTTGAGGAATTGGATCTGCCATCCACTGAAACATGTTGAAGGCATTAATAATAGGCTTGATGTTATTGAAAATCTAATGGGTCGTTCAGAAATTATGTTAGTTATTGCTCAATATCTTCGCAAGCTTCCAGATTTAGAAAGAATGCTTGGACGAGTTAAGGTTAGCTTTCAGGCATCAGGTTCTCTAGCACTGCCCTTGATTAGcaaaaaattgttgaaacaaCGA GTGAAAGTGTTCGGGTCTCTGGTGAAAGGGCTTCGGAATGGAATGGATTTGTTATTGCTATTACTGAAGGAAGAGCAACTAATTTCATCactatcaaaaaattttaaacttccAGAGCTTCTTGGTAGTAATGGGCTTGAAAAATTCCTTGTGCAATTTGAAGCAGCTGTAGATAGTGAATTTCCAAACTACCAG AATCGTGATGTGACAGATTCAGAGGCTGGAATGCTTTCTGTGCtgattgaattatttattgagAAAGCTGCACAGTGGGGTGAAGTCATCCATGCAATCAATTGTATTGATGTGCTTAGATCTTTCGCAGTCACAGCAAGCATGTCATGTGGAGCTATGTGTAGACCTGTTATTTTGCCTGATTCAAAAGCCATTTCTTTCTGTGAGGGGGAAGTGGGGCCTGTACTTAAGATTAAAGGGTTATGGCACCCATTTGCCCTCGGAGAGAATGGATTGCCTGTCCCAAATGATGTGTTCCTTGGTGAGGATTCAGATAGCCAACATCCCCGCACTGTGTTGCTGACTGGACCAAATATGGGTGGAAAATCAACACTTCTGCGTGCCACATGTCTAGCTGTTATACTAGCACAG CTTGGTTGTTTCGTTCCCGGTGAGAAGTGTGTTCTCTCAATTGCTGACATAATTTTTACACGGCTTGGTGCCACTGATCGAATAATGACAGGCGAGA GTACATTCTTCATTGAGTGCACAGAAACAGCTTCGGTGCTTCAAAATGCCACCCAAGATTCCCTTGTCCTTCTTGATGAACTGGGTCGAGGAACAAGCACTTATGATGGATACGCCATTGCATACGCT GTATTCCGCCATCTTGTTGAGAAGATAAACTGTCGATTGCTTTTTGCAACACACTATCACCCGCTCACAAAAGAATTTGCTTCTCATCCACATGTTTCATTACAATACATGGCTTGTGCATTCATGTCAAAACCCGAAAGCTATTCTAAAAGCGACCGGGACCTTGTCTTCTTGTACCGGCTTGCATCTGGAGCATGCCCAGGGAGCTACGGATTGCAAGTGGCAACTATGGCTGGCATTCCAGAGCATGTTGTTGAAGCTGCTTCACATGCTGGTCAACTGATGAAAAATTCAACTGGAGAAAGTTTCAAGTCAAGTGAGTGGAGGTCTGAGTTCTCAACTCTCCATGAAGAGTGGTTGAAGACCCTGGTAAATGTCTCACGAATCAGAGATTGtaattttgatgatgatgatgtttatGACACATTGTTTTGCTTGTGGCATGAGTTGAAGAGCTCGCATGAATCTTGTAGCTCAAAGAGTAGATAG